The genomic DNA GGAAGATCCAGGCACAGTCCAACCCCCGCCAGTACGAAACCGACCGCAGGCTGCTGGTCACGAACCAGACGCCGTGGGCGATGATCGTGAGCTGCATCGACTCCCGCGTCCCGCCGGAGCTGATCTTCGACCAGGGGCTGGGCGACCTCTTCGTGGCCCGTACGGCGGGACAGGTGCTCGACGGGGCCGTCTACGGCAGCGCCCTGTACGGCGTCCAGGAGAAGGACATCCCGCTCATCGTCGTACTGGGTCACCAGAGTTGCGGCGCCGTGAAGCTCGCCATGCACGTCGTGGACGGCGACCCGCTGCCGCCGGACACCTCGCCGCGGCTGCTGTGGCTGGCGGAGAAGATCAGGCCCTCCATCGACCCCGACAAGAACTCCCCTGACCGGGAGAACCGGGCCATCAACGCGAACGTGCGCCGCATCCGGGACGAGATCCTGCTCGAAGGGCCGGTGGCCGAGAAGGTGAGGCAGGGTCACCTCAGGGTGATCGGAGCGCGCTACGAACTCGACACCTGGGGCGTCACCAAGCTCTGACCCGGGGCGGGTACCGCGGCAAGCCGTCCGACTGCGGATCTCCCTGGATTCTCCCCGCGCGCCCGGACCACCCCCGGCGAGGCCCCTCCGCAGTGCTGCGGAGGGGCCTCGCGCGGGCG from Streptomyces sp. CMB-StM0423 includes the following:
- a CDS encoding carbonic anhydrase, with translation MNNKGNKRQIDAQHTDKSAIGTGRRSLLRAALAGGAALGTGIGLGAGPATATPRAPHAPGTRNWPWPPLTPAQAEAKLWEGNAAWKIQAQSNPRQYETDRRLLVTNQTPWAMIVSCIDSRVPPELIFDQGLGDLFVARTAGQVLDGAVYGSALYGVQEKDIPLIVVLGHQSCGAVKLAMHVVDGDPLPPDTSPRLLWLAEKIRPSIDPDKNSPDRENRAINANVRRIRDEILLEGPVAEKVRQGHLRVIGARYELDTWGVTKL